From the Brachyspira intermedia PWS/A genome, the window GAAATTTTCCAAGAGAAGATGATGTAAATAATTATAATCAAAATAATTATAAAAATGATAGTTATTCAAATAAAGACAGTTTAACAATTTTAGAAACAGAAAGAAATATATATAAAATTACAGATTTCTCTCAAAAAATAGATGATCCTGAACTTACTCCTGCATTAAAAGAAATGATAGGTATATTAAAAGAAATGGTCTCATATTCTAAAGCTAATAAAGAGGGAGAGAAAAAACTAGAAAAAATAAATGAATATCATCTTCCTACAGCTATAAAAATGCTTAATTCTTATATAGATTTTTGTAATTTTCCTGTAAAAAATGAAAATATGCAAAAAACAGCACAGGAAATAGAAGATGTTATAATAAAATTAAATGAAGCATTGAAAAAAATGCTTGTAGAAATGAATCAGAATAAATTAATGGATATAAACAGCGATATAGATGTATTAAAAAACATGCTTGATAAAGATGGTTATTAATTAACAAATAAATAATTGGAGAGGTTCTATGGAAAATAATAACTTAGAAAATAATCAACAGCCTAATAATATTCAAGATCAAAATATTGTAAATGCACAGCCTATGCAACAGAATGCAATGCCTAACAATATTCAGGGACAGAATATTGTAAATGCTCAGCCGGTACAGCAAAATGTAATGCCTAACAATATGCAAGGACAGAATATTGTAAATGCTCAGCCGGTACAGCAAAATGTGATGCCTAACAATATACAAGGTCAGAATATTATAAATGTTCAGCCAGTACAGCCAAATGTGATGCCTAACAATATGCAGGGACAGAATTTTGTAAATGTTCAGCCGGTACAGCAGAATGCAATGCCTGTTAATATGCAAGGGCAAAACTTTGTAAATACACAGAATTATCAGCCTCAG encodes:
- a CDS encoding 5-bromo-4-chloroindolyl phosphate hydrolysis family protein, which produces MARDEDDFIFQKLRQNIQRNFPREDDVNNYNQNNYKNDSYSNKDSLTILETERNIYKITDFSQKIDDPELTPALKEMIGILKEMVSYSKANKEGEKKLEKINEYHLPTAIKMLNSYIDFCNFPVKNENMQKTAQEIEDVIIKLNEALKKMLVEMNQNKLMDINSDIDVLKNMLDKDGY